In Silene latifolia isolate original U9 population chromosome 3, ASM4854445v1, whole genome shotgun sequence, a single window of DNA contains:
- the LOC141647599 gene encoding uncharacterized protein LOC141647599: MVCIVKRKIKKKRKMQSLRFVSRHNNVVHGFHSFQRLLLYSTSTATAITTTSNSTHCYADYLVESLGFSHKQALSVSTKFLKYNKVNQSHFLETANSVVNLFKKHGFDDTHLRKIVSKQPRLLSCNAESTLFPKFNFLQEQGFSESDIIRVISANPTILDFSVDSSILPAFQILRQVMGCHTYVITVLSKIGVRRICTIVKNLLPNVALLGSYGIPIEFIRKHLVRHPGHYMRIPQVFKDVTIRVEDKLGITRDSMAFLYGIDLMCELTEEGILSKYRIFESFGWTQSEIKTFVMKNPSCFAYSDERIKKRLDFLMNELQLEPAYLITQSSFFTCSLEKRILPRHKILLILKEKGLRNKVPSLSSAIQLSDTCFLTRFVLPFKEVHEVYAKQTGCSLKMLSQGSVVISS; this comes from the coding sequence ATGGTCTGTATCGTGAAacgaaaaatcaaaaagaaaaggaaaatgcaAAGCTTGAGATTTGTTAGCAGACACAACAATGTTGTCCATGGTTTCCATTCTTTCCAACGTCTTCTTCTCTACTCAACATCTACAGCAACAGCAATAACAACAACTTCAAATTCAACACATTGTTACGCAGATTATTTAGTTGAGTCTCTTGGTTTTTCTCACAAACAAGCTCTCTCCGTTTCCACCAAGTTCCTTAAATACAACAAGGTAAATCAGTCTCATTTCCTTGAAACTGCAAATTCTGTTGTTAATTTGTTCAAAAAACATGGTTTTGATGATACCCATCTCAGAAAAATTGTGTCTAAACAGCCTCGATTGTTGTCTTGTAATGCCGAATCAACTTTATTCCCCAAATTCAATTTTCTCCAAGAACAAGGGTTTTCTGAGTCTGATATAATCCGTGTTATTTCTGCAAATCCCACTATTTTAGATTTCAGTGTGGATTCATCTATTCTGCCAGCGTTTCAGATTTTGAGGCAAGTTATGGGTTGTCATACTTATGTTATTACAGTGCTTTCGAAAATAGGGGTGAGACGCATTTGCACTATAGTTAAGAATTTGTTGCCTAATGTTGCTTTGTTAGGTAGCTATGGAATCCCCATTGAGTTTATCAGGAAACACTTAGTTAGGCATCCAGGACATTATATGCGAATTCCACAAGTATTTAAGGATGTAACGATTAGGGTTGAAGACAAGTTAGGAATCACTCGAGATTCTATGGCGTTCCTGTATGGCATTGACTTGATGTGTGAATTGACTGAGGAGGGTATTCTGTCTAAATACCGAATATTTGAGAGTTTTGGTTGGACCCAATCTGAGATCAAAacatttgttatgaaaaatccAAGTTGCTTTGCGTATTCTGATGAACGAATTAAGAAAAGGTTGGATTTTCTGATGAACGAGCTGCAACTCGAGCCTGCTTACTTGATAACCCAGTCTAGCTTTTTTACTTGCAGTCTGGAGAAAAGAATATTGCCTAGGCACAAGATATTGCTTATTTTAAAGGAGAAGGGTTTACGGAACAAGGTCCCTTCTCTTTCTAGTGCCATCCAATTGTCTGACACTTGTTTCTTGACGAGGTTTGTGCTACCGTTTAAGGAAGTTCATGAAGTTTATGCTAAGCAAACCGGTTGTAGTTTGAAGATGCTGTCCCAAGGGAGTGTAGTCATCAGTTCCTAA